One Salminus brasiliensis chromosome 5, fSalBra1.hap2, whole genome shotgun sequence DNA segment encodes these proteins:
- the slc2a3b gene encoding solute carrier family 2, facilitated glucose transporter member 3 isoform X1 has protein sequence MEKMEDGSKRKRMTWHLLFCVCTAAIGSLQFGYNIGVINAPYKKVQAFFRNASLERSGQAMDDCTVSYLWSFAVAIFSAGGMISSVFVGVLVNKFGRPKSMLLCNFLALIGGGLMGLSSACRSYEMVILGRLVIGLFCGLFTGLTPMYVGELAPTALRGAFGTLHQLAIVIGILIAQILGLEVLLGSESLWPLLLGLTALPAVLQSVMLLFCSESPRYLLINLQQDEEARMILVRLRGHEDVEDDIREMREEATKVAMEKKVTIPELFRNPIYRQPIIIAIIMNVSQQFSGINAVFYYSTQIFKSSGVSEPVYATIGTGIVNTVFTVVSLFLVERAGRRTLQMFGLGGMAVCALIMTIVLQLVLDPCAPQEDLCGAPVVSLCNTTVNAVSSGSKTPVISYVAILAVFGFVASFEIGPGPIPWFIATELFAQGARPAAVAVGGCSNWICNFLVAMFFPMLQVRPHRGNVDHTSSSFSSSSSSSSSCSPISGFQRPKGGPLMTLPADSPKLPRPAPPNLLIRRGASPCLFPRQRRKCLWWSSLRKRPPRTYRTHRLRSRTRPRPRPRESVSLICFTNSNGSTGEKDQRSDCGPLVDGLIIIIFLFITVIIIIIIYLGWSVELFSIILSVMCFYNVNFEKNKY, from the exons ATGGAGAAGATGGAAGACGGCAGCAAG AGAAAGCGGATGACGTGGCATTTGCTGTTCTGCGTCTGCACGGCCGCCATCGGCTCCCTGCAGTTCGGCTACAACATCGGAGTCATCAATGCACCGTACAAG AAAGTGCAGGCCTTTTTCAGGAACGCGTCTCTGGAGCGCTCTGGCCAGGCCATGGATGACTGCACCGTTTCTTACCTGTGGAGTTTTGCTGTGGCCATATTCAGCGCTGGAGGCATGATCAGCTCCGTCTTTGTAGGAGTACTGGTCAACAAGTTCGGGAG acctAAGTCTATGCTGCTGTGTAATTTCCTGGCTCTGATTGGCGGTGGTCTGATGGGGTTGTCCAGCGCTTGCCGCTCCTACGAGATGGTGATCCTGGGTCGGCTGGTCATCGGCCTGTTTTGCGGACTCTTCACCGGCCTGACCCCCATGTATGTGGGGGAACTGGCCCCCACGGCCCTGCGGGGAGCCTTCGGCACGCTCCACCAGCTGGCCATAGTCATCGGCATCCTCATAGCCCAG ATTTTAGGTTTGGAGGTCCTGCTGGGCTCGGAGTCTCTGTGGCCGCTGCTGCTGGGGCTGACCGCGCTGCCCGCCGTGCTGCAGAGCGTCATGCTGCTCTTCTGCTCAGAGAGCCCCAGATACCTGCTCATCAACCTGCAGCAGGACGAAGAAGCCCGCATGA TACTGGTGCGTCTCCGTGGGCATGAGGACGTTGAGGATGACATTCGGGAGATGAGGGAAGAGGCCACAAAGGTTGCCATGGAGAAGAAAGTGACCATCCCGGAGCTCTTCCGCAACCCCATCTACAGGCAGCCCATCATCATTGCCATCATCATGAACGTCTCTCAGCAGTTCTCCGGCATCAACGCT GTGTTTTATTACTCTACACAAATCTTCAAGAGCTCGGGGGTCAGCGAGCCCGTCTACGCCACTATTGGAACAGGCATAGTCAACACCGTCTTTACTGTGGTTTCT CTGTTTCTGGTGGAGAGAGCCGGACGAAGGACGCTTCAGATGTTTGGACTTGGTGGGATGGCCGTCTGCGCGCTAATCATGACCATCGTTCTGCAGCTGGTGTTG GACCCATGTGCACCACAAGAAGACCTGTGTGGAGCTCCGGTTGTGAGTCTCTGTAACACAACCGTGAATGCGGTCTCGAGCGGG AGCAAAACACCCGTGATCAGCTATGTGGCCATCCTGGCCGTGTTTGGGTTCGTGGCCAGTTTTGAAATTGGCCCGGGGCCAATCCCATGGTTCATAGCGACGGAGCTGTTTGCTCAGGGTGCGCGCCCGGCTGCTGTTGCCGTGGGAGGCTGCTCGAACTGGATCTGCAACTTCCTGGTGGCCATGTTCTTCCCCATGCTACAGGTGAGACCCCATCG AGGCAATGTGGACCATACGTCTTCATCAttttcctcatcctcctcctcatcttcctcctgTTCACCTATTTCCGGGTTCCAGAGACCAAAGGGCGGACCTTTGATGACATTGCCAGCGGATTCGCCAAAGCTGCCTCGTCCGGCCCCGCCCAACCTACTGATCAGGAGGGGGGCGTCGCCCTGCCTGTTTCCCCGACAACGGAGAAAGTGCCTATGGTGGAGTTCCCTCCGCAAGAGGCCCCCACGAACGTACCGAACGCATAGACTCAGATCCAGAACCAGACCCAGACCCAGACCCAGAGAGTCAGTCAGTCTGATCTGCTTCACAAACTCTAATGGCTCTACAGGTGAGAAGGACCAGAGAAGTGACTGTGGACCTCTGGTTGATGggttgattattattatttttttatttattactgttattatcattattattatttatctggGTTGGTCTGTTGAACTTTTTTCTATAATATTATCAgtgatgtgtttttataatgttaattttgaaaaaaataaatattga
- the slc2a3b gene encoding solute carrier family 2, facilitated glucose transporter member 3 isoform X2: MEKMEDGSKRKRMTWHLLFCVCTAAIGSLQFGYNIGVINAPYKKVQAFFRNASLERSGQAMDDCTVSYLWSFAVAIFSAGGMISSVFVGVLVNKFGRPKSMLLCNFLALIGGGLMGLSSACRSYEMVILGRLVIGLFCGLFTGLTPMYVGELAPTALRGAFGTLHQLAIVIGILIAQILGLEVLLGSESLWPLLLGLTALPAVLQSVMLLFCSESPRYLLINLQQDEEARMILVRLRGHEDVEDDIREMREEATKVAMEKKVTIPELFRNPIYRQPIIIAIIMNVSQQFSGINAVFYYSTQIFKSSGVSEPVYATIGTGIVNTVFTVVSLFLVERAGRRTLQMFGLGGMAVCALIMTIVLQLVLDPCAPQEDLCGAPVVSLCNTTVNAVSSGSKTPVISYVAILAVFGFVASFEIGPGPIPWFIATELFAQGARPAAVAVGGCSNWICNFLVAMFFPMLQRPKGGPLMTLPADSPKLPRPAPPNLLIRRGASPCLFPRQRRKCLWWSSLRKRPPRTYRTHRLRSRTRPRPRPRESVSLICFTNSNGSTGEKDQRSDCGPLVDGLIIIIFLFITVIIIIIIYLGWSVELFSIILSVMCFYNVNFEKNKY; encoded by the exons ATGGAGAAGATGGAAGACGGCAGCAAG AGAAAGCGGATGACGTGGCATTTGCTGTTCTGCGTCTGCACGGCCGCCATCGGCTCCCTGCAGTTCGGCTACAACATCGGAGTCATCAATGCACCGTACAAG AAAGTGCAGGCCTTTTTCAGGAACGCGTCTCTGGAGCGCTCTGGCCAGGCCATGGATGACTGCACCGTTTCTTACCTGTGGAGTTTTGCTGTGGCCATATTCAGCGCTGGAGGCATGATCAGCTCCGTCTTTGTAGGAGTACTGGTCAACAAGTTCGGGAG acctAAGTCTATGCTGCTGTGTAATTTCCTGGCTCTGATTGGCGGTGGTCTGATGGGGTTGTCCAGCGCTTGCCGCTCCTACGAGATGGTGATCCTGGGTCGGCTGGTCATCGGCCTGTTTTGCGGACTCTTCACCGGCCTGACCCCCATGTATGTGGGGGAACTGGCCCCCACGGCCCTGCGGGGAGCCTTCGGCACGCTCCACCAGCTGGCCATAGTCATCGGCATCCTCATAGCCCAG ATTTTAGGTTTGGAGGTCCTGCTGGGCTCGGAGTCTCTGTGGCCGCTGCTGCTGGGGCTGACCGCGCTGCCCGCCGTGCTGCAGAGCGTCATGCTGCTCTTCTGCTCAGAGAGCCCCAGATACCTGCTCATCAACCTGCAGCAGGACGAAGAAGCCCGCATGA TACTGGTGCGTCTCCGTGGGCATGAGGACGTTGAGGATGACATTCGGGAGATGAGGGAAGAGGCCACAAAGGTTGCCATGGAGAAGAAAGTGACCATCCCGGAGCTCTTCCGCAACCCCATCTACAGGCAGCCCATCATCATTGCCATCATCATGAACGTCTCTCAGCAGTTCTCCGGCATCAACGCT GTGTTTTATTACTCTACACAAATCTTCAAGAGCTCGGGGGTCAGCGAGCCCGTCTACGCCACTATTGGAACAGGCATAGTCAACACCGTCTTTACTGTGGTTTCT CTGTTTCTGGTGGAGAGAGCCGGACGAAGGACGCTTCAGATGTTTGGACTTGGTGGGATGGCCGTCTGCGCGCTAATCATGACCATCGTTCTGCAGCTGGTGTTG GACCCATGTGCACCACAAGAAGACCTGTGTGGAGCTCCGGTTGTGAGTCTCTGTAACACAACCGTGAATGCGGTCTCGAGCGGG AGCAAAACACCCGTGATCAGCTATGTGGCCATCCTGGCCGTGTTTGGGTTCGTGGCCAGTTTTGAAATTGGCCCGGGGCCAATCCCATGGTTCATAGCGACGGAGCTGTTTGCTCAGGGTGCGCGCCCGGCTGCTGTTGCCGTGGGAGGCTGCTCGAACTGGATCTGCAACTTCCTGGTGGCCATGTTCTTCCCCATGCTACAG AGACCAAAGGGCGGACCTTTGATGACATTGCCAGCGGATTCGCCAAAGCTGCCTCGTCCGGCCCCGCCCAACCTACTGATCAGGAGGGGGGCGTCGCCCTGCCTGTTTCCCCGACAACGGAGAAAGTGCCTATGGTGGAGTTCCCTCCGCAAGAGGCCCCCACGAACGTACCGAACGCATAGACTCAGATCCAGAACCAGACCCAGACCCAGACCCAGAGAGTCAGTCAGTCTGATCTGCTTCACAAACTCTAATGGCTCTACAGGTGAGAAGGACCAGAGAAGTGACTGTGGACCTCTGGTTGATGggttgattattattatttttttatttattactgttattatcattattattatttatctggGTTGGTCTGTTGAACTTTTTTCTATAATATTATCAgtgatgtgtttttataatgttaattttgaaaaaaataaatattga
- the slc2a3b gene encoding solute carrier family 2, facilitated glucose transporter member 3 isoform X3: MEKMEDGSKRKRMTWHLLFCVCTAAIGSLQFGYNIGVINAPYKKVQAFFRNASLERSGQAMDDCTVSYLWSFAVAIFSAGGMISSVFVGVLVNKFGRPKSMLLCNFLALIGGGLMGLSSACRSYEMVILGRLVIGLFCGLFTGLTPMYVGELAPTALRGAFGTLHQLAIVIGILIAQILGLEVLLGSESLWPLLLGLTALPAVLQSVMLLFCSESPRYLLINLQQDEEARMILVRLRGHEDVEDDIREMREEATKVAMEKKVTIPELFRNPIYRQPIIIAIIMNVSQQFSGINAVFYYSTQIFKSSGVSEPVYATIGTGIVNTVFTVVSLFLVERAGRRTLQMFGLGGMAVCALIMTIVLQLVLDPCAPQEDLCGAPVVSLCNTTVNAVSSGSKTPVISYVAILAVFGFVASFEIGPGPIPWFIATELFAQGARPAAVAVGGCSNWICNFLVAMFFPMLQRQCGPYVFIIFLILLLIFLLFTYFRVPETKGRTFDDIASGFAKAASSGPAQPTDQEGGVALPVSPTTEKVPMVEFPPQEAPTNVPNA; the protein is encoded by the exons ATGGAGAAGATGGAAGACGGCAGCAAG AGAAAGCGGATGACGTGGCATTTGCTGTTCTGCGTCTGCACGGCCGCCATCGGCTCCCTGCAGTTCGGCTACAACATCGGAGTCATCAATGCACCGTACAAG AAAGTGCAGGCCTTTTTCAGGAACGCGTCTCTGGAGCGCTCTGGCCAGGCCATGGATGACTGCACCGTTTCTTACCTGTGGAGTTTTGCTGTGGCCATATTCAGCGCTGGAGGCATGATCAGCTCCGTCTTTGTAGGAGTACTGGTCAACAAGTTCGGGAG acctAAGTCTATGCTGCTGTGTAATTTCCTGGCTCTGATTGGCGGTGGTCTGATGGGGTTGTCCAGCGCTTGCCGCTCCTACGAGATGGTGATCCTGGGTCGGCTGGTCATCGGCCTGTTTTGCGGACTCTTCACCGGCCTGACCCCCATGTATGTGGGGGAACTGGCCCCCACGGCCCTGCGGGGAGCCTTCGGCACGCTCCACCAGCTGGCCATAGTCATCGGCATCCTCATAGCCCAG ATTTTAGGTTTGGAGGTCCTGCTGGGCTCGGAGTCTCTGTGGCCGCTGCTGCTGGGGCTGACCGCGCTGCCCGCCGTGCTGCAGAGCGTCATGCTGCTCTTCTGCTCAGAGAGCCCCAGATACCTGCTCATCAACCTGCAGCAGGACGAAGAAGCCCGCATGA TACTGGTGCGTCTCCGTGGGCATGAGGACGTTGAGGATGACATTCGGGAGATGAGGGAAGAGGCCACAAAGGTTGCCATGGAGAAGAAAGTGACCATCCCGGAGCTCTTCCGCAACCCCATCTACAGGCAGCCCATCATCATTGCCATCATCATGAACGTCTCTCAGCAGTTCTCCGGCATCAACGCT GTGTTTTATTACTCTACACAAATCTTCAAGAGCTCGGGGGTCAGCGAGCCCGTCTACGCCACTATTGGAACAGGCATAGTCAACACCGTCTTTACTGTGGTTTCT CTGTTTCTGGTGGAGAGAGCCGGACGAAGGACGCTTCAGATGTTTGGACTTGGTGGGATGGCCGTCTGCGCGCTAATCATGACCATCGTTCTGCAGCTGGTGTTG GACCCATGTGCACCACAAGAAGACCTGTGTGGAGCTCCGGTTGTGAGTCTCTGTAACACAACCGTGAATGCGGTCTCGAGCGGG AGCAAAACACCCGTGATCAGCTATGTGGCCATCCTGGCCGTGTTTGGGTTCGTGGCCAGTTTTGAAATTGGCCCGGGGCCAATCCCATGGTTCATAGCGACGGAGCTGTTTGCTCAGGGTGCGCGCCCGGCTGCTGTTGCCGTGGGAGGCTGCTCGAACTGGATCTGCAACTTCCTGGTGGCCATGTTCTTCCCCATGCTACAG AGGCAATGTGGACCATACGTCTTCATCAttttcctcatcctcctcctcatcttcctcctgTTCACCTATTTCCGGGTTCCAGAGACCAAAGGGCGGACCTTTGATGACATTGCCAGCGGATTCGCCAAAGCTGCCTCGTCCGGCCCCGCCCAACCTACTGATCAGGAGGGGGGCGTCGCCCTGCCTGTTTCCCCGACAACGGAGAAAGTGCCTATGGTGGAGTTCCCTCCGCAAGAGGCCCCCACGAACGTACCGAACGCATAG
- the cox6b2 gene encoding cytochrome c oxidase subunit 6B2, with translation MADIIEDKIKNYRTAPFDARFPNTNQTRNCFQNYLDFHRCNKALSAKGQETSPCDWYQRVYKSLCPISWVEKWDGQVQDGSFPGKI, from the exons ATGGCAGACATCATCGAAGACAAAATCAAGAATTACAGAACGGCTCCATTCGATGCCCGTTTCCCGAACACCAACCAGACACGAAACTGTTTCCAGAACTACCTTG ACTTTCACAGGTGTAATAAGGCTTTGTCAGCAAAAGGTCAGGAGACGTCCCCCTGTGATTGGTACCAGAGAGTCTACAAGAGCCTGTGCCCCATAAGCTGG gTGGAAAAGTGGGACGGACAGGTTCAGGATGGAAGTTTCCCTGGAAAAATCTAA